The Geothrix sp. genome window below encodes:
- a CDS encoding amidohydrolase family protein gives MPHRFQTLFDHHSHVSLYAALKGTPDLSACADSGAALELMRGLPGDRLSLVMGWHSGRLPLSEADLAGLPPVLLVNFSLHGLRLSPEGARLLRDTDPELVERCADADWSERNLGRLLGLYGRTAGLTPAKLETWIQGLEAVGIGAVEDMLLTGTEAWRTMRASRWADRMPWWTVPAIFETLPAEAQAECAGLKFFTDGALGARTAALDEPFLGGEPGLLLRADEALRQMLAAAHPHGKAVAIHAIGDRAIGQTLNVLEDLERQGLRFPLVRLEHVQFITRTQARRARDLGLVLSMQPNFSSDSADYADRLDEPRLARNNPFRMLIDEVGFRPGRDLLFGSDGMPHGLAYAAQWGLFPLFEGQRLSLEELLAGYGPAPGSPTWRELAVDEAARSVRLF, from the coding sequence ATGCCGCATCGATTCCAGACTCTCTTCGACCACCATTCCCATGTGAGCCTCTACGCGGCCCTGAAGGGCACGCCGGACCTCTCGGCCTGCGCGGACTCGGGTGCGGCTCTGGAGCTGATGCGGGGGCTCCCGGGGGACCGGCTCTCCCTGGTCATGGGCTGGCACAGCGGGCGCCTGCCCCTGTCAGAGGCGGATCTGGCCGGCCTGCCCCCGGTGCTTCTGGTGAACTTCAGCCTGCACGGGCTGAGGCTCAGCCCGGAGGGGGCCCGGCTGCTCCGGGACACGGATCCCGAACTGGTGGAGCGCTGCGCCGACGCCGACTGGAGCGAGCGGAACCTGGGGCGCCTCCTGGGCCTGTACGGGCGCACCGCCGGGCTCACGCCCGCCAAGCTGGAGACCTGGATCCAGGGCCTGGAGGCCGTGGGCATCGGTGCGGTGGAGGACATGCTGTTGACGGGGACGGAGGCCTGGCGGACGATGCGCGCCTCGCGCTGGGCCGACCGGATGCCCTGGTGGACCGTCCCGGCGATCTTCGAGACCCTGCCCGCCGAGGCCCAAGCCGAGTGCGCCGGGCTGAAGTTCTTCACCGACGGGGCCCTGGGCGCCCGTACGGCGGCCCTGGACGAACCGTTCCTCGGCGGCGAGCCGGGCCTGCTCCTCCGCGCCGACGAGGCACTGAGGCAGATGCTGGCGGCCGCCCATCCCCATGGCAAGGCCGTCGCCATCCACGCCATCGGCGACCGGGCCATCGGGCAGACGCTGAATGTGCTGGAGGACCTGGAGCGGCAGGGACTCCGCTTCCCCTTGGTCCGCCTGGAACATGTCCAGTTCATCACCCGGACGCAGGCGCGGCGGGCCCGGGACCTGGGCCTGGTGCTCTCCATGCAGCCGAACTTCTCCAGCGACAGCGCGGACTATGCGGATCGCCTCGACGAGCCGCGCCTGGCGCGGAACAACCCCTTCCGGATGCTCATCGATGAGGTGGGGTTCAGGCCGGGCCGGGACCTGCTCTTCGGTTCGGACGGCATGCCCCACGGCCTGGCCTACGCGGCCCAGTGGGGTCTCTTCCCGCTGTTCGAGGGCCAGCGCCTGAGCCTGGAGGAACTGCTGGCAGGCTATGGTCCCGCACCGGGATCTCCAACCTGGAGAGAACTGGCCGTCGACGAGGCGGCCCGAAGCGTCCGGTTGTTCTGA
- a CDS encoding helix-turn-helix domain-containing protein yields the protein MPNIASLLKAEILRLARKEIRNELESLKKALSHSRSEIAQLKRRTDQLEKLQARVSKQVLGRPAPPENDESTSRIRFSAKRFAAQRKKLGLSAADMGLLLGVSGQSIYHWEAEKSRPRQAQLAAIAALRKIGKREARSRLEQLGNQDASK from the coding sequence ATGCCCAACATCGCCTCACTGCTGAAGGCCGAGATCCTCCGCCTCGCCCGAAAAGAAATCCGCAACGAACTCGAGAGCCTCAAGAAGGCTTTGAGCCACTCGCGCTCGGAGATCGCTCAGCTGAAGCGGCGGACGGATCAGCTTGAGAAGCTGCAAGCGCGCGTTTCCAAACAGGTTCTGGGAAGGCCGGCCCCCCCCGAAAACGATGAAAGCACCTCCCGCATTCGCTTCAGTGCGAAGCGGTTCGCCGCACAGCGCAAGAAGCTGGGGCTCTCTGCCGCAGACATGGGCCTGCTGCTCGGGGTCTCCGGTCAATCCATCTATCACTGGGAGGCCGAGAAGAGCCGTCCCCGGCAGGCCCAGCTGGCGGCCATTGCGGCATTGAGAAAGATCGGGAAGCGGGAGGCGAGGAGCCGGCTGGAGCAGCTGGGGAACCAGGACGCCTCGAAATAG
- a CDS encoding DNA repair protein RecN translates to MLSSLRIQNLALVEDLSLDWGPGFTVLTGETGAGKSLLVDALSLLVGARGDGELVRHGAERATVEAVVEGRFEAWRGFLAERGLPEEQPVVLRREVGAGRSRAWINGASCSLADLRDAGRLWMRLTSQHDHQSLLGEERHLALVDEVLGIEPSLEIEAAAVRTAEAALKARRRSETEREQRLEQLAEALADLDKLAPKPGEWAQLRADREPLRHAVHLEQAFREAAEALNAGLPKVELAHKALVRAVNHWPDAIAEQDRLRSVTLELEDLLALVQDQAIRWAGAGADRIEAMEARLAQYERLARRHRCEPEELVVRAQALRDEQRALLAGDASVKELEAALAKVVEAYRAAAEVLHGKRAAAIPKLEAEVQKRLGRLGMKGARLQLRLSLAEEAGSPVQQSGRSVRVAAQGFSALAIWIEPNPGEGFRPLAKIASGGELSRLMLALVGAGLAPGIGIRGAGVKDALTLVLDEVDAGLGGETALAVGKAVAELGRAHQVLAVTHLAQVAARADRHGRLHKETEGGRTRSALGWVAGEARNRELARLLSGHPDRPEALEHAKVLLEG, encoded by the coding sequence ATGCTGTCATCGCTGAGAATCCAGAACCTGGCCCTGGTGGAGGATCTGTCCCTGGATTGGGGCCCGGGCTTCACGGTGCTCACGGGCGAGACGGGGGCCGGCAAGTCTCTGCTGGTGGACGCGCTCTCCCTGCTGGTGGGAGCCCGGGGGGACGGTGAACTAGTGCGCCACGGGGCGGAGCGGGCCACGGTCGAAGCCGTGGTGGAGGGGCGCTTCGAAGCCTGGCGTGGGTTTCTTGCCGAGCGGGGCCTGCCGGAGGAACAGCCCGTGGTGCTGCGCCGGGAGGTGGGAGCGGGCCGCAGCCGGGCCTGGATCAATGGGGCCAGCTGCTCCCTGGCGGATCTGCGGGATGCGGGACGCCTCTGGATGCGCCTTACGAGCCAGCATGATCATCAGTCCCTGCTGGGCGAGGAGCGCCATCTGGCGTTGGTGGACGAGGTGCTGGGCATCGAGCCCAGTCTGGAGATCGAGGCGGCGGCCGTGCGCACGGCCGAGGCCGCGCTGAAGGCCCGGCGCCGCAGTGAGACCGAGCGGGAGCAGCGCCTGGAGCAGCTGGCCGAAGCCCTGGCCGACCTGGACAAGCTGGCACCGAAGCCGGGCGAGTGGGCCCAGCTCCGGGCGGACCGCGAGCCCCTGCGTCATGCCGTGCATCTCGAGCAGGCGTTCCGCGAGGCCGCCGAGGCCCTGAACGCCGGACTGCCCAAGGTGGAACTGGCCCACAAGGCGCTGGTGCGGGCCGTGAACCACTGGCCGGACGCCATCGCCGAGCAGGACCGCCTGCGCTCCGTGACCCTGGAGCTGGAGGATCTGCTGGCACTGGTCCAGGACCAGGCCATCCGCTGGGCCGGCGCCGGGGCCGACCGCATCGAGGCCATGGAGGCCCGGCTGGCCCAGTACGAGCGCTTGGCCCGCCGCCACCGCTGCGAGCCGGAGGAACTGGTGGTCCGGGCGCAGGCCCTGAGGGACGAGCAGCGCGCTCTCCTGGCCGGGGACGCGTCCGTGAAGGAGCTGGAGGCCGCCCTGGCCAAGGTGGTGGAGGCCTACCGGGCCGCCGCCGAGGTTCTGCACGGGAAGCGGGCCGCAGCCATCCCGAAGCTGGAGGCCGAGGTGCAGAAGCGCCTGGGGCGCCTGGGCATGAAGGGGGCGCGCCTTCAGCTGCGGCTGTCGCTGGCGGAGGAGGCCGGCAGCCCGGTGCAGCAGAGCGGCCGGTCCGTGCGCGTGGCCGCACAGGGCTTCTCAGCCCTGGCCATCTGGATCGAACCCAATCCCGGCGAGGGTTTCCGGCCCCTGGCCAAGATCGCCTCCGGCGGCGAGCTGAGCCGCCTCATGCTGGCCCTGGTGGGTGCCGGTCTCGCGCCGGGCATCGGCATTCGGGGGGCTGGGGTGAAGGACGCCCTGACCTTGGTGCTGGATGAGGTGGATGCGGGGCTGGGGGGCGAAACGGCCCTGGCCGTGGGCAAGGCCGTGGCGGAGCTGGGGCGGGCCCACCAGGTGCTGGCCGTCACGCACCTGGCCCAGGTCGCGGCCCGCGCCGACCGGCATGGCCGGCTGCACAAGGAGACCGAAGGCGGCCGCACCCGCAGCGCCCTGGGCTGGGTGGCGGGCGAGGCGCGCAACCGCGAATTGGCGCGGCTCCTGTCCGGCCATCCCGATCGCCCTGAGGCCCTGGAGCACGCCAAGGTGCTGCTGGAGGGATGA
- a CDS encoding M4 family metallopeptidase: MATTKGRMALSFLTAALAAGSLTARSPQESLRVNAAAERLLAERTQLGLDADHAFRLRDSHSDQLGQTHGHFQQTYKGVKVWGGDAITHTGKDGAELPLTNALHRNITINVMPSLSEGEALAAAQSDLAPKGPFAYAPTTELVVYPEMVEVTRPGKRALDQLNTDDVTRQVLRHTLAYHVHTELENEADGIRHTDYLVNAHTGAILKKWNTLHTTAATGTGNSQYNGIVSLPTNYTGTTYELRDMTRGTGGTFGNNVVTNSAHAATTSTAAGTLYTDADNTWGDGANYVEGSSTTAANGETAAVDAMFGMVKSWDFYKSVFGRNGIDGAGTATYSRVHIGNSYDNAFWSDSCFCMTYGDGSSFTTLTALDVAGHEMSHGVCARTANLTYSGESGGLNESNSDIFGTMIEFYARGGSGATIGNTGGNWTIGEQLASTPLRYMYKPSLDGSSPDAWSSTVGSLDVHYSSGPMNRCFYFLSQGATTTGNTSTTYLPSGMTGIGNDKAAAIWFRALTTYLTSSSNYAAARTAAISSAKDLYGVGGAEEQAVWNAFHGINVGAAWSGGSTDTTAPTVSATESGTSGTITFSATASDNVGVSRVEFYVDGALKGTDTTSPYSMTFDSTTLTNGSHSLVAKAYDAAGNVGTSTTTTFSVSNTTSGTELILNGGFESGATSWTQTSGVIGTFTGQAAHTGSYDAWMCGYGSAHTDYIYQQIAIPTTATGTLTFWLHVDSAETTTTTAYDTLKVQVLNTSGTVLATLATYSNLNKGAGYTQKSLSLAAYKGQTVRLRFYAVEDSSLQTSFVVDDVSVK, translated from the coding sequence ATGGCAACGACTAAGGGCCGCATGGCCCTGTCCTTCCTGACCGCGGCCCTCGCCGCCGGTTCCCTGACCGCCCGTTCCCCGCAGGAATCCCTGCGCGTGAACGCCGCCGCCGAGCGCCTCCTGGCCGAGCGCACCCAGCTGGGCCTGGATGCCGATCACGCCTTCCGGCTCCGCGACTCGCACTCGGATCAGCTCGGCCAGACCCATGGCCACTTCCAGCAGACCTACAAGGGCGTGAAGGTCTGGGGCGGCGACGCCATCACCCACACCGGCAAGGACGGCGCCGAACTCCCGCTGACCAACGCCCTGCACCGGAACATCACCATCAATGTGATGCCTTCGCTGAGCGAGGGTGAAGCGCTGGCGGCGGCCCAGTCCGACCTGGCCCCCAAGGGCCCCTTCGCCTACGCCCCGACCACGGAGCTGGTGGTCTATCCCGAGATGGTGGAAGTCACCCGCCCCGGAAAGCGCGCCCTCGATCAGCTGAACACCGACGATGTGACCCGCCAAGTGCTCCGGCACACCCTGGCCTACCATGTCCACACCGAGCTCGAGAACGAGGCCGATGGCATCCGCCACACCGACTACCTCGTGAACGCCCACACCGGCGCCATCCTGAAGAAGTGGAACACCCTCCACACCACGGCCGCCACCGGCACGGGCAACAGCCAGTACAACGGCATCGTCTCCCTGCCCACGAACTACACCGGCACCACCTATGAGCTGCGGGACATGACCCGCGGCACCGGCGGCACCTTCGGCAACAATGTGGTGACCAACTCGGCCCACGCCGCGACCACCTCCACGGCTGCCGGCACCCTCTACACGGACGCCGACAACACCTGGGGCGATGGCGCCAACTATGTGGAAGGTTCCTCCACCACCGCCGCCAACGGCGAAACCGCCGCGGTGGATGCCATGTTCGGCATGGTCAAGTCCTGGGACTTCTACAAGAGCGTCTTCGGCCGCAACGGCATCGACGGCGCCGGCACCGCCACCTACAGCCGCGTCCACATCGGCAACAGCTACGACAACGCCTTCTGGTCCGACAGCTGCTTCTGCATGACCTACGGCGACGGCTCGTCCTTCACCACGCTCACCGCCCTCGATGTGGCCGGCCACGAGATGAGCCACGGCGTCTGCGCCCGCACGGCGAACCTCACCTATTCCGGCGAGTCGGGCGGCCTGAACGAGTCCAATTCCGACATCTTCGGCACCATGATCGAGTTCTATGCCCGCGGCGGCTCCGGCGCCACCATCGGCAACACCGGCGGCAACTGGACCATCGGCGAACAGCTCGCGTCCACGCCCCTGCGCTACATGTACAAGCCCAGCCTGGATGGCTCCAGCCCCGACGCGTGGTCCTCGACCGTCGGCAGCCTGGATGTGCACTACTCCAGCGGCCCCATGAACCGCTGCTTCTACTTTCTGAGCCAGGGCGCCACCACCACGGGCAACACCAGCACCACCTACCTGCCCAGCGGCATGACGGGCATCGGCAACGACAAGGCCGCCGCCATCTGGTTCCGGGCCCTGACCACCTACCTCACCTCCAGCTCCAACTACGCCGCGGCCCGCACGGCCGCCATCAGCTCCGCCAAGGACCTTTACGGCGTTGGCGGCGCTGAGGAACAGGCCGTCTGGAACGCCTTCCACGGCATCAATGTGGGCGCCGCCTGGTCGGGTGGATCCACGGACACTACCGCCCCCACCGTCTCGGCCACCGAGTCCGGCACCAGCGGCACCATCACCTTCTCCGCCACCGCCTCGGACAATGTCGGCGTGAGCCGGGTGGAGTTCTATGTGGACGGCGCGCTGAAGGGCACGGATACCACCAGCCCCTACAGCATGACCTTCGACAGCACCACCCTGACCAACGGCAGCCACAGCCTGGTCGCCAAGGCCTATGACGCGGCCGGCAATGTGGGCACCAGCACCACCACCACCTTCTCCGTGTCCAACACCACCTCCGGCACCGAGCTGATCCTGAATGGCGGGTTCGAAAGCGGCGCCACCAGCTGGACCCAGACCAGCGGCGTCATCGGCACCTTCACCGGCCAGGCCGCCCACACCGGCTCCTACGACGCCTGGATGTGCGGCTACGGCTCCGCCCACACCGACTACATCTACCAGCAGATCGCCATCCCCACCACGGCCACGGGCACCCTGACCTTCTGGCTCCATGTCGACTCGGCGGAAACCACCACCACCACCGCCTACGACACCCTGAAGGTCCAGGTCCTCAACACCTCCGGCACCGTGCTCGCCACCCTGGCGACCTACTCGAACCTGAACAAGGGCGCGGGCTACACGCAGAAGTCGCTGAGCCTGGCGGCCTACAAGGGCCAGACCGTCCGCCTGCGCTTCTACGCCGTGGAGGACAGCAGCCTCCAGACCTCCTTCGTCGTCGACGATGTGAGTGTCAAGTAG
- a CDS encoding amidohydrolase family protein, translating to MILRCLLVSLLGLTLSAQERPLVLKAARLLDVRTGKVETPGQVWVKDGRIQPGAPPADADTVDLGDRTLLPGLIDCHTHLLIPAGLGELGYLKRTQGALVLDGVVNARKVLQAGFTTVRDVGASAGFGDVALREAIARGDVPGPRLLVAGPALSITGGHGDLNGFPPHLHTQDDHIVDSPDAARHTVREWRKRGVDLIKIHATGGVLSNHDDPAAPSFSPAEFKAIVDEANRRGMDVCAHAHGDAGILEATVAGVRSIEHGSLLSPATAKEMKARGTFLVPTLYALESILLPGNPYKVPQGSLAKARAILPLRRAGFKAALDAGVPIAYGTDIGVFEHGQVAMDFRYLVSYGMTPLQAIQSATLTAARLLRLEAEIGTLEPGRTADIIAVDGDPLKDITTLEQVRFVLREGRIVRREH from the coding sequence ATGATCCTGCGCTGCCTCCTCGTCAGCCTTCTCGGCCTCACGCTTTCCGCCCAGGAGCGCCCGCTCGTCCTGAAGGCAGCGCGGCTGCTGGATGTCCGCACCGGGAAGGTGGAGACTCCGGGCCAGGTCTGGGTGAAGGATGGCCGCATCCAACCCGGCGCACCGCCCGCCGATGCGGACACGGTCGATCTGGGCGACCGCACCCTGCTGCCGGGCCTCATCGACTGCCACACCCACCTACTCATTCCCGCGGGCCTGGGCGAGCTGGGCTATCTCAAGCGCACCCAAGGGGCCCTGGTCCTCGATGGCGTGGTGAACGCCCGCAAGGTCCTCCAGGCCGGCTTCACCACGGTGCGGGATGTGGGTGCCTCTGCCGGCTTCGGTGATGTGGCCCTGCGCGAAGCCATCGCCCGCGGTGATGTCCCCGGCCCACGCCTGCTGGTGGCCGGTCCCGCCCTCTCCATCACAGGGGGGCACGGAGACCTCAACGGGTTCCCCCCCCACCTCCACACCCAGGACGACCACATCGTGGATTCCCCCGATGCGGCCCGGCACACCGTCCGGGAATGGCGCAAGCGGGGCGTGGACCTCATCAAGATCCACGCCACCGGCGGCGTGCTGTCCAACCATGACGACCCCGCCGCGCCCAGCTTCAGCCCGGCGGAGTTCAAGGCCATCGTCGACGAGGCCAACCGGCGCGGCATGGATGTCTGCGCCCACGCCCACGGCGATGCCGGCATTCTCGAGGCCACGGTGGCCGGCGTCCGTTCCATCGAGCACGGCAGCCTGCTGAGCCCCGCCACCGCCAAGGAGATGAAGGCCCGCGGCACCTTCCTCGTGCCCACGCTCTATGCCCTCGAATCCATCCTGCTGCCGGGGAACCCTTACAAGGTCCCCCAGGGTTCCCTGGCCAAGGCCCGCGCCATCCTGCCCCTGCGGCGAGCCGGGTTCAAGGCCGCCCTCGACGCCGGCGTTCCCATCGCCTACGGCACCGACATCGGCGTCTTCGAGCACGGCCAGGTGGCCATGGATTTCCGGTACCTCGTGAGCTACGGCATGACGCCCCTACAGGCCATCCAGAGCGCCACCCTGACCGCCGCCCGGCTGCTGCGGCTCGAGGCGGAGATCGGCACCCTGGAGCCCGGCCGCACCGCGGACATCATCGCGGTGGACGGCGACCCCCTGAAGGACATCACCACCCTCGAACAGGTGCGGTTCGTGCTGCGGGAGGGCCGCATCGTCCGCCGCGAGCATTGA
- the der gene encoding ribosome biogenesis GTPase Der: MKLPLVALCGRPNVGKSTLFNRLTRSRAALVHDLPGMTRDRSYGRVTCLSEEGEAEEVFELVDTGGLDFEGDDVITQGITRMAEAALGEAHVAILLVDGHDGLTAGDEEIAARLRRQGKPILLVINKLDGMKGGAPDAGFYGLGFDEVLAISAAHGAGVPELIEALRARLPFHRTPEEAESHSLSDELRFALIGRPNVGKSSLTNRLLGYERSLVSEVAGTTRDTVDTVFHVKDRVYRMIDTAGIRKKGKTHEGAEKLSILKAKQAMARADVSLLLLDAVEGATHQDAVIAGYAQEAGAAVILVVNKWDLVEKDTHTIYGAEEDLRRSLGFLHHAPMIFLSALTGQRVSKLFGMIDTLAEAHGRRIPTGELNRFLRETVSAMSPHAIDGKLPKLYFMTQVGVRPPSFVVKANTDRGLHFSYVRYMENRLREQFGLAGVPLRLSVQKKKTGEGEEPEVAPVRRILDPGEGLKPSRSNESLQAQRVDKVKARPRPKKKEGPKPAAKQAPKRGKGAPPKRIRQKSTKKV, translated from the coding sequence ATGAAACTGCCCCTCGTCGCCCTCTGCGGACGCCCCAATGTGGGCAAGTCCACCCTCTTCAACCGGCTCACCCGCAGCCGCGCGGCCTTGGTCCACGACCTGCCGGGCATGACCCGGGACCGCAGCTACGGCCGCGTCACCTGCCTGAGCGAGGAGGGCGAGGCCGAGGAGGTCTTCGAGTTGGTGGACACCGGCGGCCTCGACTTCGAGGGCGACGATGTCATCACCCAGGGCATCACCCGCATGGCCGAGGCCGCGCTGGGCGAAGCCCATGTCGCCATCCTGCTGGTGGACGGCCACGACGGCCTCACCGCCGGCGACGAGGAGATCGCCGCGCGCCTGCGCCGCCAGGGCAAGCCCATCCTCCTCGTCATCAACAAGCTCGACGGCATGAAGGGTGGCGCGCCGGACGCCGGCTTCTACGGGCTGGGCTTCGACGAGGTGCTGGCCATCTCCGCCGCCCACGGGGCGGGCGTCCCCGAGCTGATCGAGGCCCTGCGGGCCCGCCTGCCCTTCCACCGCACGCCGGAGGAGGCCGAGAGCCATTCCCTGTCCGACGAGCTGCGCTTCGCCCTCATCGGCCGGCCCAATGTGGGCAAGTCGTCCCTCACGAACCGCCTGCTGGGCTATGAGCGCAGCCTCGTCAGCGAAGTCGCCGGCACCACGCGCGATACCGTGGACACGGTCTTCCATGTGAAGGACCGGGTCTACCGGATGATCGACACGGCCGGCATCCGCAAGAAGGGCAAGACCCACGAGGGTGCGGAGAAGCTCAGCATCCTCAAGGCCAAGCAGGCCATGGCCCGGGCCGATGTGAGCCTGCTCCTGCTGGACGCCGTGGAAGGTGCCACGCACCAGGACGCCGTCATCGCCGGCTATGCCCAGGAGGCCGGGGCCGCCGTCATCCTCGTGGTGAACAAGTGGGACCTCGTCGAGAAGGACACCCACACCATCTACGGCGCCGAGGAGGACCTGCGCCGCAGCCTGGGCTTTCTGCACCACGCGCCCATGATCTTCCTCTCGGCCCTCACGGGGCAGCGGGTGTCCAAGCTGTTCGGCATGATCGACACCCTCGCCGAGGCCCATGGCCGCCGCATTCCCACGGGCGAGCTGAACCGGTTCCTTCGCGAGACCGTGAGCGCCATGAGCCCCCACGCCATCGACGGCAAGCTCCCCAAGCTCTACTTCATGACCCAGGTGGGCGTGCGGCCGCCCAGCTTCGTGGTGAAGGCCAACACGGACCGCGGGCTGCACTTCAGCTATGTGCGCTACATGGAGAACCGCCTGCGCGAGCAATTCGGCCTGGCGGGCGTACCCCTGCGCCTCAGCGTCCAGAAGAAGAAGACCGGCGAGGGTGAGGAGCCGGAAGTGGCTCCCGTGCGCCGCATCCTGGATCCCGGCGAAGGCTTGAAGCCCTCCCGCAGCAACGAGTCCCTCCAGGCCCAGCGGGTGGACAAGGTCAAGGCCCGGCCCCGCCCCAAGAAGAAGGAAGGCCCCAAGCCCGCCGCCAAGCAGGCGCCGAAGAGGGGCAAGGGCGCGCCGCCCAAACGGATCCGGCAGAAGTCCACCAAGAAGGTGTAG
- a CDS encoding nuclear transport factor 2 family protein yields MIRPLSMFIVSSMLVAAPTPKVLSPTATVQKQIETFNAHDLEGFLALFAEEVEVSEIPGTSAPTGKARLRELYAARFQANPDLHASAEAQMVSGDFVIQKEKIKGRAGKGPLVAVTIYQVKAGKIVRMWSLRD; encoded by the coding sequence ATGATCCGTCCTCTGTCCATGTTCATCGTCTCCTCGATGCTGGTTGCGGCTCCCACCCCGAAGGTCCTCAGCCCCACCGCCACGGTGCAGAAGCAGATCGAGACCTTCAATGCCCACGACCTGGAGGGCTTCCTGGCCCTCTTCGCGGAGGAGGTCGAAGTCTCCGAGATCCCCGGCACCTCGGCCCCCACCGGCAAGGCCCGCCTCCGGGAGCTCTATGCGGCGCGCTTCCAGGCGAACCCGGACCTTCACGCCTCCGCCGAGGCCCAGATGGTGTCCGGCGACTTCGTGATCCAGAAGGAGAAGATCAAGGGCCGGGCGGGCAAGGGGCCCCTGGTGGCGGTCACCATCTACCAGGTGAAGGCGGGGAAGATCGTGCGGATGTGGTCGTTGAGGGATTAG
- a CDS encoding ATP synthase F0 subunit B — MALLELANLTLRTPDGDGPVARILAQMPDPMRPDLPAILFVIVLLVVLYLYLRVVFFQPITKVMADRDRDLSAGGDAKAQASAQLEARQKDYQGRLKDLRAQAFERRKALADAAGREKQGLLDEARTKAQAERQAAVASLKAQQAEARQNLLAQVDALSESMAQSLLKQA; from the coding sequence GTGGCGCTGCTGGAACTGGCGAATCTGACGCTCCGAACCCCGGATGGGGACGGCCCCGTGGCGCGCATCCTGGCCCAGATGCCGGATCCCATGCGGCCGGATCTGCCGGCCATCCTGTTCGTGATCGTCCTGCTCGTGGTGCTCTACCTCTACCTCCGGGTGGTCTTCTTCCAGCCCATCACGAAGGTGATGGCGGACCGTGACCGCGACCTGAGCGCCGGCGGTGACGCCAAGGCCCAGGCCTCGGCGCAGCTCGAGGCCCGCCAGAAGGACTACCAGGGCCGCCTGAAGGATCTGCGCGCCCAGGCCTTCGAGCGGCGCAAGGCCCTGGCGGATGCCGCGGGCCGGGAGAAGCAGGGCCTTCTCGATGAGGCGCGCACCAAGGCTCAGGCCGAACGGCAGGCGGCAGTGGCGTCCCTGAAGGCCCAGCAGGCGGAAGCCCGACAGAACCTGCTGGCCCAGGTGGATGCGCTCTCCGAGTCCATGGCCCAGTCCCTTCTGAAGCAGGCCTGA
- a CDS encoding ATP synthase F0 subunit B, whose protein sequence is MTMLTRLTLSAALALSPLGLAAQAHDAHAAPAAEKHEAQPAGHEAQPAGHDAQPAHHGAPEAGHEAAPGHGDTHGGAHHGPAMKLFGKEYGNLGAFLVQLMNFAIYGAALFFMLKGALSVMFKSRKEELETLLAQAAKDKAEGEAQMKDMEAKMAGLEGELAGILAKAEADGEVEKQRLLEAAKAEAVQILAQAQAEIGFQKRQAEQELRALVAELAVEGAAKRLEAKLQGPEASKTAGGVIDRAIQQIGGAQ, encoded by the coding sequence ATGACGATGCTGACCCGACTGACCCTCTCCGCCGCGCTGGCGCTCAGTCCCTTGGGGCTCGCGGCCCAGGCGCATGATGCCCACGCGGCCCCCGCCGCCGAAAAACACGAAGCCCAGCCTGCCGGCCATGAGGCCCAGCCCGCCGGGCATGACGCCCAACCCGCCCATCACGGGGCTCCCGAGGCTGGCCATGAAGCCGCTCCCGGACACGGCGACACCCACGGTGGGGCCCACCACGGCCCGGCCATGAAGCTCTTCGGCAAGGAATACGGCAACCTGGGCGCCTTCCTGGTCCAGCTGATGAACTTCGCCATCTATGGCGCCGCCCTGTTCTTCATGCTGAAGGGTGCCCTGTCGGTCATGTTCAAGTCCCGCAAGGAAGAGCTGGAGACGCTGCTCGCCCAGGCGGCGAAGGACAAGGCCGAGGGCGAGGCCCAGATGAAGGACATGGAAGCGAAGATGGCCGGGCTCGAAGGCGAGCTGGCGGGCATTCTCGCCAAGGCCGAGGCGGATGGCGAGGTCGAGAAGCAGCGCCTGCTCGAGGCCGCCAAGGCCGAGGCCGTCCAGATCCTGGCCCAGGCCCAGGCCGAGATCGGCTTCCAGAAGCGCCAGGCCGAACAGGAACTGCGCGCCCTGGTGGCGGAGCTGGCGGTGGAAGGTGCCGCCAAGCGCCTGGAGGCCAAGCTGCAGGGGCCCGAGGCCTCCAAGACCGCCGGCGGGGTCATTGATCGCGCCATTCAGCAGATTGGAGGCGCCCAGTGA
- the atpH gene encoding ATP synthase F1 subunit delta: MSSRLTARRYAKALLQIGDQQGNVPQLQQELEMVAAAVTANADLSRLVASPLVLPTKKAEVFETILATAKVSQTLRHFFRVVAEAGRLNLLPELRRTFADLVDERAGIVEAKVASAQPLSEAQAQALVASLAARTGKTIRLTWSQDATLLGGLKVQVGSTVLDASLQGQLRQLKTQLLSA, encoded by the coding sequence GTGAGCAGCCGCCTGACCGCCCGGCGCTACGCCAAGGCCCTTCTCCAGATCGGCGACCAGCAGGGCAATGTGCCCCAGCTGCAGCAGGAGCTGGAAATGGTGGCCGCCGCCGTGACCGCCAATGCCGATCTCTCCCGCCTGGTGGCCTCGCCCCTGGTGCTCCCCACCAAGAAGGCGGAAGTCTTCGAGACCATCCTCGCCACGGCCAAGGTCAGCCAGACCCTGCGGCACTTCTTCCGCGTGGTGGCCGAGGCCGGCCGCCTGAACCTCCTTCCGGAGCTCCGCCGGACCTTCGCGGATCTGGTGGACGAGCGGGCGGGCATCGTCGAGGCCAAGGTGGCCAGCGCCCAGCCCCTCAGCGAGGCCCAGGCCCAGGCGCTGGTGGCCTCCCTGGCCGCCCGCACGGGCAAGACCATCCGCCTCACCTGGAGCCAGGACGCCACCCTTCTGGGCGGCCTCAAGGTGCAGGTGGGCTCCACGGTCCTGGATGCCTCGCTCCAGGGCCAGCTCCGCCAGCTCAAGACCCAGCTTCTCTCCGCTTAA